GATTTTACCTACTAATTTCCTATGGCTTCTGTAACAATAACAAATCAGAATGATATATTCGATAATTTTAAATAAAGCCAGTCATGATGGGACTCGCTGAGGTAAAACACGACAATCATGAATCGCACCACAGAGGTCAAACCAGTCAGATGGGTCCTAcacaaaaggaaaaaaaagttCTGATGCACCCCCCCCAATAGAGGTAAAACATAAGGCATGATGGGGCCCCACCAAGTCAAATGTCTTCTTCCTACACCACCTTCCACAATGGCATTTATCAGCTAAGATTTTCACAGAAAATATGTAGGGCATTACTCTATACTGTAATATACCATGAAGGAAAGGAACATGTTCCTGACAATAGTAACTCAAAGGCAAGATAAAAGAAATCACATGGTAAACAATTGATAAAATATAGTAAAATCTAAAATTTACTTCATATTCATGCCAATATTGGTATTATAAAAAGTATAGCTATGTATATCATTAACTTTTTAAATAGACATGCATTGATTTTCATCTGCTCTTGAGCACATTAGTGTACCTCACGTAGAAAAACTACTTTTTATATCTTTAATTCATTATAAACACACACCTACATTCTATATTTATGAATCGGGGGGAAAAAGGTGAAATTGACAAAATGAACAATATACAACTTACCTCATATTTAAGCGACTTTAAGAGATTATTTTAAATTAGGTATGAATTATAAAAAAGTTGAAGCCCTTGAATAGTATCCATTATTCTCAATAATTTCTCTatgaaattaaaataataatcataTATGGTGCTGATATTGAAATAATTTTGAGTTACAGATTACACAAACTATTCTACTTACTTCCCGGTTCACAGTATGTGTTGTGACGATAAAAGAAGTAGAGCGCAACAAGGAAACATGCCAAATTAGCAGTCATCAGTTGTTTCTGCAACATGATACAAAGAGCTTATACAGTATGtacaaaacttaaaaaaaaaagtcagAAAGCTCTCTAGTTATTCAACTTGTATAGCGACATAACATGTTCAAACGGGTACATCTCTATATAGAAATACTATATTTAACCCTTCAGTAGCACAATTCAAATTTAAATCCTTTATTCATAAATGTACATTTATAGTTTGGTTAGTTTAAACAAACTTACAGTAAATTACTTACCTAAAAGTCATAATAGCAAAAATTAATAACTATAATTATATACTGAGAATTTTTATTTAGATGCTACATTTATCAATGATTTAAAAATATTACAGATGTCAAACTCAGATTAACAACTACATTCATAACTTCCACAAACCATCACAACAATGGCTCAACTAACCAGGCGTACAACATTCTACATCACACCTACATGTTTACCATAAAGTAATAGCAACCAACTTACTATTTGAACTGCAATATATATTGGTAAACAAAATAAAGTTTAGAAAGATAGATAGTGgcataatttatataaaattcgGATGATGAGCTTTGTCCGAGAATTCTTACAGACGCTCCACGACATTGCATATAGTCAGGTTATGAAATGTTACCTTTGCCATCAATAGATGGCTCTGATTCCTCAAATAAACTACACCAAAAACATCATGTCTTCTCAACAGAAGAGCTGAGAATGTCTGCCCAACGTAATGGTTGTTAGTTTTTAGTGTGCACAGATACAAACATATCTACAACATTTGAATGAAGATGGCACTGATAGGAGAAGTCCAGAATAAAAATCAGGTAACCATTATTGAACATCAGATATAATTTATTGAAGTTTATTACTTGAAATAAgccaatttaattaattaatacttgAACCAAATATCCTTAGTTTATTTTTAGagttatacagtggtacctcggaatgcgattgtccctgtatgcgaggttttcggaaggcgagcagtatttactccaaaaatttgtctcggaaggcgagggttacttcgggacgcgagtttgttgattcgcgtacaggccgacctagcgcgtggtggttcggcgatcgtcgcccctccgcccctcagtttaccattgtctcgcgctcagtgactacccccacatcaattcttctcgcggattttcagtgttttgtttgatttttggtgatttgtctatacaatttgttattatatatctcaccatgggtcccaagaaagccagtggtaaggataaaggccagaaagctcatgtgaggatgacaatagaggagaaacaagagatcattcggaagcatgagaacggtacacgtgttgttgaactttgtaggcagtacaacaaagccacatcaacaatatgcactatacttaagaagaaaaataagattatgggtgctaaagtggcaaaaggagtaagaacattaacggcataaagaccacaaatacttgaagaagtggaaaagttgttattaatttggatacacgacaaggagttgaggggtgatagtgtttcggaggccattatttgtgaggaagccagggtgttgcacgaagaccttctaaagaatacccctgcaacgagtgatgcagataagaaagagtttaaggcaagcaggggcgggtttgaaaaatttagaaagagaagtggtatccatagtgttacaaggcatggggttatgtgatgtgattatggaaggggactccccttccaaacagtaactcctctcctcctcccccctcctcaccatcttccatacgcctacagcactcgacagcaaggtaagtaataactggaacacagttttgtaggtttatttagatgaattaggtaaattaggtataaaaatttagtttgatgtggggtttttggggtagtcaggaacggattaattcatttccctttatttcttatggggaaattaacttcggaatgcgagttttcggaaggcgaggcgtctccaggaacggattaaactcgtattctgaggtatgcctgtatttaATAATCGGCTATAAATCAACAAGCCAATATTTATTAAGCTTTATTAAGAAATTTAAAAACATAAGTAGCCGAATATTTACAACTGCATGCACACAACGAATCATACCTTTTTAATAAAAGCAAGTCGTTCTAGAGGAGAATTGAATCTTCTTGTATTATCCTTAAGTAGCAGGCAAGTAAGCACCATGTACAACTCGCTACACACCATGAACATGATAAACGATACTTTGTGAATATCTGCAAAAGATTAAACACTAGATAAATTACATATGTATGTAGGTTATATACACAATACATGAACATTCTGTATCCTTTAACAACATTAATTCACTGTGCAGTTTTTTTTCCACGTGCAAGACTCCCACAACACACTGCTGAACAGCTATGAGATCCAAGTGACTGTACATGTGACTGGTAAATCTAATGCTTGGATCTATTCCCAGTTCTTATTAATCCAGCACCTTATGACACCTTACCTCAAAAGTATTTCAGACAAATATAATATACTGTAATAAATACCAAGATTAGCTATGAATTAAAGTCTGGGGGAAACTTTACAAAAGTCTGACATCAGCACACTTACCATAGTTTTCCTTGGACGAGACAAATGAAAGACTGAGAAGAGCGACGTTTTCAACAACATTTAGGAATGAGTTAACTTTCACTGCTTTCTGCAAAAAAATACAAGAACCAAATAAATCAAtttcacatcagaaaatgaagtaAAGCCAAGATATAAAATACAAATTATGAAGATTCTTACTAAGAAACAAGtgaatatttgtaaacaaaattaAATCTCAAGCCCTTAAATAACTTTTCTTCTTTCCACGGCAAATCCACTGTGGTTAAATAGATGAGGTGAACATGGAAAATCTATTCCATATGCCATAACCAGAATGAGGGCAAAAGGTTGAAGTTGGAAATAAAGTCAATTATGGAAGAAAGTTGGTAATATGCAGTAAGGGTGATAAGCAAGTAGAATGAATTGgaagaagtggtggtggtgtaaaccTCATCCACACATAGCTTTAAGAATGAATACAACAGAGCAACAGAATGTAGATGAATAATAAATACACCAGGTACAAAATATTGTTGTTTGAAAGTGGGACCCCTAGAGCCAAGATCTCATTCCCTGTTGGCAGTTAAGCAAAATTAACATTTTGATGCAGATTAGCATAGATTACCAAAGGTAATGAGTATCCATAAGTACAAATCATAGCAGTGTTGATCATGGTGAAAGTTATACTATTGTGGTAATGTATACCTATTATTATATATGTCAACAATCCGCACAAATGAGGCAATGATAATTGCAATTATTCTTTCAAATGAGGAACACACAAGCAAGACAAAAACCTAGAAAAACAAACATCAGCAGAACTTGACATACTGTTGCATAATAGTGTAAACATTAGAATTCACGAGTCTATTTATTCTTGCTGCCTCCTAAATGAAGGCACTGCAAATAATTAAGTCAGAACTTACTTGATAAAAGGCAACATTAGGCAGAATGCGTTGCATAAAGGAGTAATACATTGAGGCAATAAGAAATCGaggagccgagtggacagcaattGCAGCTCTCCATATGTACCGTTGAGGAACAAACTCTCCAATTGCTGAGGATATTGATGGCAGGTAGTTTGGAACCTAGTAAAATTAAATCATGCTGTAGAAAGTCATATACTGTATACAAGTACTGTATCTTAATTTAATTCAGGTGTTTCAGATTcataatgttcatttatataaagGAACAAACAGTTATGGTTCAATTGCATGTAATAAAAAATGTATCCAAGGACTGGTATACATTTCCATATGAACAAGGTGTTGTAACAGGTTGGTGCAACAAGCTCACAGGAAGAAGCCAAGGGCACAAGGAGTGGGGAATAATGAGcacacagggttatcttgagatgatttcggggctttttttagtgtccccgcggcctggtccttgaccaggcctccacccccaggaagcagcccgtgacagctgactaacacccaggtacctattttactgctaggtaacaggggcatagggtgaaagaaactctgcccatcgtttctcggcggcgcctgggatcgaacccaggaccacaggatcacaagtccagcgtgctgtccgctcggcagacCGGCTCCCTACCGACAGGGTGGGGAGAACAAGTacacaggggtgggggggggggggatgagtacATGGGGTGGGGAGTAAAAACGAGCACACAGGGTGGGGGCAACAAACACACGGGGCAAAGAGTACAGCTCATGTAGAATAAAGTCATCGGTCTCCAAACACTTAAAATTACCGACATATTTAATGGACTACACAAAATTTATGCTTTATTAGGTTCACTGCAAGTCTTAACGTACAAATCAATAAAGATAATGTTCTATAAAATGATGTAAGAATGACCACTGTACATATTCAACTTTTCTAATTATCTGCCCCAGTGCTATCATGCAATTTAAGCACAGTATATCCACCCGATACAAGTAACATGTTTTTTGTTGGTGCCGATATCTATAGACTGGCAACTACCTGGTGTCCAACTTTCCTTTAAAGAGCTTAGAGCCTGTAATGATAAGAGTGTAATGATTTCAGAGAAGTATCATTTGTTGTATGAAAATATCCGAGAATGTGGTGATAAATAGGTTTACTAAAAATTACAAGTATTCTGTGAGGAATCCTCTTAATCTGGACCACATCTAGAATAAATTAGCTCAAAATTTGAAGGTTGTACTGTATACCTACGGCATATAATCCACTACAGAAGATTTCCCTTGCAAACAGACACCAAACAATATGCACTTACCCCACAATGGGTAGCAGTCGATACATCAAAGTTGTACCGTAAAGACAAATATATACAGAGAAAAAAGGCTCCTAGGGGCAAGGAGACAGTAATCACTGCCATACGCGCAACAGAGATGCGGACAATCGCATCGGAATCTGACATTGTACTTCTGGTGCAACTTCTGAaagaaaacaaataaataaaatgcTGCAAGCAGGAAGCAAAGCAGCAAATCATAACtagattcatatacagtactctatatataaataaagggttcagcatttgttaatTGCAGAGAACAAGACAGATTAACATGGCTCAAGTAcataacccaacccacacacatgtaGTGGAATTAAAGTGACTGTTTTAGTCCATGACTTtataagggtccaggatggactgaaatagTGTCACTCTTTTCATTTCATATGTGTGGGCTAGGTTATTTGTTTCCCTATACAGTAGTTTGAGGAATCTTAATGCATTACAGAATACTGCATAGACAAAAATATTATGAATGAATTGCCTAACATTTTTATCTAAAAATATAGTACTGTATTTAGATTGTTTGATTCATTTTatgttattattaatttatacaaCTGCAAGAATTATAGCACATTCAACACTACCACAAACTTTTGATATTTAAAGGTTTTCCAAGATTTTTTAATGAGCAGAAATGCACAGTTGTAATGAATCTGTGAAGAATGAGTAGCAACAGCTGTGTAAAAGGCAGGATGCAGGAAAGAATGAAAAGATGCAATGTGTATGATCCTTAAAAGCTCCCAAATAATGCAATTACTGTATCTGTAACAAAAGGCACATTTTGCATCAGAACAGTCCTTATTTCTTTACACATGATGCTTATATATGCAAACTAATTTATTAATATCTTAACATAAATCAGGTTCTTTGTACCATATGGAGTATATATTTGCACCTAACAAAATGGCAAGTGCATTTGTAAGAATTTTATTTACTGTCACTTACCTCAGTTACTGAATGCAGCTAAACAAACCCTGATATTATGCAAGCCTGGGTTTTACACGTTTTTATCAACAGTGAGCATAACTGGAAaatacaaatactgtacagtactgtacaaatcTTCCATTCTCCCAAAAATGTGTGGCATGAATCTACTGGGGAGATATTCCATAAAGTGACCCTAGAATGGAAGCTGTACATGCTTCCATTCTAGGGTTGGAAGACATATGCAGCCACCGAAAGTAATCGAAAGTTACTTTTGGGTTCTACAGAACCATGCTTGAAAAATGCTGTTGTAGAAGCACATGTAAATGCGCtgaggaactgaaccccaaataTTGTTTAGCTAGGCAAGTTATAGCAATGATAAACTTACCTGAAGAGAAAAAATATATCAAGTAaacttattttttaattaattccTGGATAAGTCACTCCCCATACTTGGAAATTACTCACACATCATAATTTCTGAACATCCAACAATGTTAAATACAATTAAAAGATCCCAACTTAAATATAATTTGAAGAACTGAAAGTGATATGATTGTGCACATGTGTTTATTCACATTCTCAACCAATTGCTATACGGTATTAGTGAGGCAACGAATTCTAATGTTTCGATTTGTTAATTCTACACGAAATGCTTTCTGTAAACAAAATGTACTGTCAATGAAGTTATTTGTGTATGGAACCGAAGACATGCAAAACACCCATGTACAATTTGGCTAGATTAAGCCCCGAACTACTCAGGATGCAACCTGTGGCAGAGCCCACGGTGCAGTGGCTGGACATTTGCCTGGCGCTTCGCGAGCAAttgggcctgggttcgtatcccgcccaaggaggattgactaggtgccaatccttaactgtacgcctctgttcacccagcagtgatggtgtgcctggttgttaaacaatttgacgggtcgtattccgggggaaaATCAAGCTTAGGGACCTGCCCAGAAcactatgcatactagtggctcaagaacgtaagaactcttgaatatataaataaaaaaacagtTGCCTAATTTACGGGTACGTATTTACTTCTCGGTATGCAGTCGaactgggtgaaagaaacatgaCCGACCCATTTTTTTCTTGCCCGAGGAGCGAACCCTGACTCCACAAGTTGaaacgtagaccactgtgctacagggaCCCGTGAACACTGACGTGCCACTGTGACTGGTCTCCAAacatgaaaaaaattaaaaactgtTGGAGTCATGGGACGATCaaccctaccttgaggttaccttgaggtgcttctggggcttagtgtccccgcggccaaacTGCACCAACCATGAAGCAGAAAGCCCCTTTATGTTGCCAGCGAGCTCACACACCGCTTAATAACAAACCAATGAACGCGATACACTTAAAATTTAAGTGTTCATGTAACCGGGAACGGAAAAACCTGTACAGTTGAGCCTAACCTGCTCAACACAGCACAAGACCGCACCTGACACTTAAAGAGACGAACAACCACGGCAGCCTTTCCACACAAGCCAACAACACTACACAATTACCTTCCCTTCACCTGCAGTATGCCTCATACCAGGGAAGACAAGAGAGGTGCTGCCATTACAGGACCGCCAGTTCCCAGGGACGTGTAGACTAGTAGGCCGAGGCCGCCTCCAGCTGGTGCCTCACAACACTCTAGTAAGACCGCTCACCTCCGCCTCCAACGTCAAGACGCACCCACACTCTAGTTCCACATGTACTCAATAGATGGCGACATAATAATTCATTCAATGAATTCAATGAATGCCCGATTTATTTGCATTCTCATCCcttgttttaattaataaatcatGTTAATTTCTGATGCGGTGTACCGTTGTCAGGAACAGGTTGCCTTCAAGACTTACCGAGTTCCTGTTTAAAACATTAGAGCATTAAAATAAAGATAACAGGCTGAATGTCTGTAATGATCCATTCAAGgaacatcaatatatatatatatatatatatatatatatatatatatatatatatatatatatatatatatatatatatatatatatatatatatatatatatatatatatatatatatatatatatatatatatatatatatatatatatatatatatatatatatatatatatatatatatatatatatatatatatatatatatatatatatatatatatatatatatatatatatatatatatatatatatatatatatatatatatatatatatatatatatatatatatatatatatatatatatatatatatatatatatatatatatatatatatatatatatatatatatatatatatatatatatatatatatatatatatatatatatatatatatatatatatatatatatatatatatatatatatatatatatatatatatatatatatatatatatatatatatatatatatatatatatatatatatatatatatatatatatatatatatatatatatatatatatatatatatatatatatatatatatatatatatatatatatatatatatatatatatatatatatatatatatatatatatatatatatatatatatatatatatatatatatatatatatatatatatatatatatatatatatatatatgtcgtacctagtagccagaacgcacttctcagcctactatgcaaggcccgatttgcctaacaagccaagttttagtgaattaatgtattttctctaatttttttcttatgaaatgataaagctacccatttcattatgtatgaggtcaattttttttattggagttaaaattaacgtagatatatgaccgaacctaaccaaccctacctaacctaacctaacctatatttataggtaaggttaggttaggtagccacaaaaagctaggttaggttaggttaggtaggttaggtagacgaaaaaacattaattcatgaaaacttggcttattaggcaaatcgggccttgaatagtaggctgagaagtgcgttctggctattaggtacgacatatatatatatatatatatatatatatatatatatatatatatatatatgtcgtacctaatagccagaacgcacttctcagcctactattcaaggcccgatttgcctaataagccaagttttcatgaattaatgttttttcgtctacctaacctacctaacctaacctaacctagctttttttggctacctaacctaaccttacctataaatataggttaggttaggttaggtagggttggttaggttcggtcatatatctacgttaattttaactccaataaaaaaaaattgacctcatacatagagaaaagggttgctttatcatttcataagaaaaaaattatagtaaatatattaattcaggaaaactaggcttataaggcaaatcgggccttgaatagtaggctgagaagtgagttctggctactaggtacgacatatatatatatatataatatatataatatatatataatatatataatatatatatatatatatatattatatatattatatatatatattatatatattatataatatatatgatatatatatatatatatatatatatatatatatatatatatatatatatatatatcatccaccatcacaccaccatcaTAAAATCGACACATCGTGAAACACACACATAAAAAAACTTTAAAAATGTCAGAGGTTGGCAGTCGTGTAGCAGAACCACGACTAAGCTATACAGGAACACGTCAAGTGAAGGTATATCTCACAACCCAATATGGAAGAGCTGCAAGAAGAGAGGAAATAGCgctgccaccctcacacaccttacTCCTCACCTCTGCTAACTCAAGACGTTCACGGTTGCATAACaagataaatatttataaatctgAGACAGCATAATTTACACTACAGGTGTAGTGTCAGCATATATTATATTCCACACTAGATGTGGCTTACCTTGCCTCGAGGGACgataatattaaattaatattacagttggtagtacagttgggtttgttCTCGATTCACTCAggaatcccgggttcgaatcccgggtgagACTGAAATGGGT
The window above is part of the Procambarus clarkii isolate CNS0578487 chromosome 16, FALCON_Pclarkii_2.0, whole genome shotgun sequence genome. Proteins encoded here:
- the LOC123759969 gene encoding post-GPI attachment to proteins factor 2 isoform X4 → MSDSDAIVRISVARMAVITVSLPLGAFFLCIYLSLRYNFDVSTATHCGVPNYLPSISSAIGEFVPQRYIWRAAIAVHSAPRFLIASMYYSFMQRILPNVAFYQKAVKVNSFLNVVENVALLSLSFVSSKENYDIHKVSFIMFMVCSELYMVLTCLLLKDNTRRFNSPLERLAFIKKKQLMTANLACFLVALYFFYRHNTYCEPGRCGYIQYLDNLHLGYSGLEDNEGTFNKPPASCPRRGHLERGDPQVNIVQSNLFKCLF
- the LOC123759969 gene encoding post-GPI attachment to proteins factor 2 isoform X6, whose translation is MSDSDAIVRISVARMAVITVSLPLGAFFLCIYLSLRYNFDVSTATHCGVPNYLPSISSAIGEFVPQRYIWRAAIAVHSAPRFLIASMYYSFMQRILPNVAFYQKAVKVNSFLNVVENVALLSLSFVSSKENYDIHKVSFIMFMVCSELYMVLTCLLLKDNTRRFNSPLERLAFIKKKQLMTANLACFLVALYFFYRHNTYCEPGNNEGTFNKPPASCPRRGHLERGDPQEPRGTRLVLVR
- the LOC123759969 gene encoding post-GPI attachment to proteins factor 2 isoform X5, producing MSDSDAIVRISVARMAVITVSLPLGAFFLCIYLSLRYNFDVSTATHCGVPNYLPSISSAIGEFVPQRYIWRAAIAVHSAPRFLIASMYYSFMQRILPNVAFYQKAVKVNSFLNVVENVALLSLSFVSSKENYDIHKVSFIMFMVCSELYMVLTCLLLKDNTRRFNSPLERLAFIKKKQLMTANLACFLVALYFFYRHNTYCEPGNNEGTFNKPPASCPRRGHLERGDPQVNIVQSNLFKCLF
- the LOC123759969 gene encoding post-GPI attachment to proteins factor 2 isoform X2, whose translation is MSDSDAIVRISVARMAVITVSLPLGAFFLCIYLSLRYNFDVSTATHCGVPNYLPSISSAIGEFVPQRYIWRAAIAVHSAPRFLIASMYYSFMQRILPNVAFYQKAVKVNSFLNVVENVALLSLSFVSSKENYDIHKVSFIMFMVCSELYMVLTCLLLKDNTRRFNSPLERLAFIKKKQLMTANLACFLVALYFFYRHNTYCEPGMYSVFALLEYLVVLTNMAFHMTAYYDFHNHELIVGCGYIQYLDNLHLGYSGLEDNEGTFNKPPASCPRRGHLERGDPQEPRGTRLVLVR
- the LOC123759969 gene encoding post-GPI attachment to proteins factor 2 isoform X3, giving the protein MSDSDAIVRISVARMAVITVSLPLGAFFLCIYLSLRYNFDVSTATHCGVPNYLPSISSAIGEFVPQRYIWRAAIAVHSAPRFLIASMYYSFMQRILPNVAFYQKAVKVNSFLNVVENVALLSLSFVSSKENYDIHKVSFIMFMVCSELYMVLTCLLLKDNTRRFNSPLERLAFIKKKQLMTANLACFLVALYFFYRHNTYCEPGMYSVFALLEYLVVLTNMAFHMTAYYDFHNHELIVDNEGTFNKPPASCPRRGHLERGDPQVNIVQSNLFKCLF
- the LOC123759969 gene encoding post-GPI attachment to proteins factor 2 isoform X1 → MSDSDAIVRISVARMAVITVSLPLGAFFLCIYLSLRYNFDVSTATHCGVPNYLPSISSAIGEFVPQRYIWRAAIAVHSAPRFLIASMYYSFMQRILPNVAFYQKAVKVNSFLNVVENVALLSLSFVSSKENYDIHKVSFIMFMVCSELYMVLTCLLLKDNTRRFNSPLERLAFIKKKQLMTANLACFLVALYFFYRHNTYCEPGMYSVFALLEYLVVLTNMAFHMTAYYDFHNHELIVGCGYIQYLDNLHLGYSGLEDNEGTFNKPPASCPRRGHLERGDPQVNIVQSNLFKCLF